Proteins encoded by one window of Aspergillus puulaauensis MK2 DNA, chromosome 4, nearly complete sequence:
- a CDS encoding amidohydrolase family protein (COG:Q;~EggNog:ENOG410PWY2;~InterPro:IPR011059,IPR006680,IPR032466;~MEROPS:MER0005900;~PFAM:PF01979;~SECRETED:SignalP(1-18);~go_function: GO:0016787 - hydrolase activity [Evidence IEA];~go_function: GO:0016810 - hydrolase activity, acting on carbon-nitrogen (but not peptide) bonds [Evidence IEA]): MTPFILLPVILAIAAACGLPDHIGPTPPVKTVINNVHLFNGDRFSDLSSLVIVGGKISNAPPTSADHVVDGAGGYLIPGLVDSHCHVTDCSYLTSMRQYGITSALDMGTYPYSNLSACKAEGVTDVRGTGAAATVNGTDISQAPGFPTNSFVNSTAAAQDFVRDRVSEGADFIKVFLDPLGPSAETVAAIVNAAHQNDKLVITHATTYDAYDTAEEAGVDIVCHAPLDDPLDASSIENLIQSEITAVPTLIMMQSIVNNTGAPLDVYTQVVEASVTNMQNAGVPILVGSDSNTAPFVPANPPFGVSLHDELELLVAAGLSPVQALQGATSMAASTFGLFDRGAIRTGLRADLVLLRADPTTDIRNARSIEKVWIEGV; encoded by the coding sequence ATGACACCCTTCATTCTTTTGCCAGTGATCCTTGCTATTGCCGCAGCCTGTGGATTACCAGACCACATTGGACCAACCCCTCCTGTCAAAACTGTGATTAATAATGTTCATCTTTTCAACGGCGATCGCTTTTCTGATCTCTCTTCGCTTGTAATTGTGGGCGGAAAAATCAGCAATGCCCCCCCAACCAGTGCAGACCATGTGGTAGATGGCGCAGGGGGTTATCTCATTCCCGGTCTCGTTGACAGCCACTGCCATGTTACGGACTGCTCCTATCTGACATCCATGCGGCAATACGGCATTACAAGTGCACTAGACATGGGAACCTACCCCTACTCCAACTTGTCTGCTTGTAAGGCTGAGGGCGTCACGGATGTTCGTGGAACAGGTGCAGCAGCTACGGTAAATGGCACTGATATAAGCCAGGCGCCTGGCTTTCCAACCAACTCCTTCGTGAATAGTACTGCAGCTGCGCAGGATTTCGTTCGTGATCGGGTCTCGGAAGGCGCGGACTTCATCAAGGTCTTCCTCGATCCTCTAGGTCCGAGTGCGGAAACAGTCGCGGCCATCGTCAACGCTGCCCACCAGAATGACAAACTGGTCATCACCCATGCAACAACCTACGATGCCTACGACActgcggaagaagctggcGTCGACATTGTCTGTCACGCCCCCTTAGATGACCCCCTCGACGCATCCTCCATTGAAAACCTGATCCAGAGTGAAATCACGGCTGTGCCAACCTTGATCATGATGCAGTCAATTGTCAACAATACTGGTGCTCCGTTGGATGTCTACACCCAAGTAGTGGAGGCAAGCGTCACCAATATGCAGAACGCAGGTGTTCCTATCCTGGTTGGGAGCGATTCCAACACCGCCCCATTCGTGCCCGCGAATCCTCCGTTCGGAGTTTCACTCCACGacgagcttgagcttcttgtTGCAGCGGGCCTTTCGCCCGTGCAGGCTCTTCAAGGAGCTACCTCTATGGCAGCTTCCACATTTGGGCTGTTTGATCGAGGAGC
- a CDS encoding amidohydrolase family protein (COG:S;~EggNog:ENOG410PMIC;~InterPro:IPR006680,IPR032466,IPR032465;~PFAM:PF04909;~go_function: GO:0016787 - hydrolase activity [Evidence IEA];~go_function: GO:0016831 - carboxy-lyase activity [Evidence IEA]): MTAGYSKPDGMPGIPAWSEEDHLKLMAQANITKSILSISSPGTYLVPGDDHQARFLSRECNKFAADLKRRHPDRFGFWAALPLPDVEGSLLELAYALDHLNADGVAVFTNSRGTYLGDESLDPVFQELNRRNATVFVHPTSPCMPDGQSPAAPLTRYPNPMFEFFFDSARAVINLFLSETTANFTDITYIISHAGGALPPTIERFTSFASSILGLPFEINSDVVKEAFARQFYFDLAGFAFPDQVYGLLRYVDASRIVYGSDYPYTPASGVLSIANTINENIGEAFPRRKDRQAIFTGNAQRILARAG; the protein is encoded by the exons ATGACAGCAGGCTATAGCAAACCTGATGGAATGCCAGGAATTCCT GCTTGGTCCGAGGAGGATCATCTCAAGCTCATGGCGCAGGCAAATATCACGAAGTCGATTCTCAGCATTAGCTCCCCTGGAACATATCTCGTACCTGGAGATGATCACCAGGCTCGGTTTTTATCCCGCGAGTGCAATAAGTTTGCAGCTGATCTAAAGCGACGACACCCAGACCGCTTTGGGTTCTGGGCTGCACTCCCCCTTCCTGATGTCGAGGGAAGTCTTCTGGAGCTTGCATATGCTTTAGATCATCTCAATGCAGATGGGGTTGCAGTTTTCACGAATTCTCGTGGCACCTATTTAGGCGATGAAAGCCTGGACCCTGTGTTTCAAGAGCTCAACCGCCGCAATGCGACGGTTTTCGTTCATCCAACCAGCCCGTGCATGCCTGATGGGCAAAGTCCCGCGGCCCCTCTGACCCGGTACCCGAATCCCATGTTCgaattcttcttcgactCAGCTCGGGCTGTAATCAATCTGTTCCTCTCTGAGACTACCGCCAATTTCACCGACATCACGTACATAATCTCGCATGCTGGCGGCGCCCTTCCCCCCACTATTGAGCGTTTTACCAGTTTCGCCTCGTCCATTCTAGGGCTCCCGTTTGAGATCAATTCTGATGTCGTCAAGGAAGCGTTCGCTCGACAATTCTATTTCGATCTGGCTGGATTTGCCTTTCCGGATCAGGTCTACGGTCTACTGCGGTATGTCGACGCAAGTCGCATTGTTTATGGCAGCGATTATCCTTATACCCCTGCGTCAGGGGTTTTGTCAATCGCGAATACAATTAATGAAAATATTGGCGAGGCATTTCCCAGGCGGAAGGATCGACAGGCTATTTTCACTGGAAACGCACAGCGCATTCTAGCACGGGCCGGCTGA